A window of the Isosphaera pallida ATCC 43644 genome harbors these coding sequences:
- a CDS encoding glycosyltransferase family 4 protein: MTSASPPSFQTTGKDQPLRVLAITNLFPNPYQPHKAVFSRQEFQTIARQNLDLTVIAPILWTDEWPARLKNGRKLPAHRTTTIAGLKVVHPTYWYPPKLLRTWYGPCFRASIARVAHRLIAEHRPDLIYGSWAYPDGWAAVRLAKRHGLPVVVKIHGSDIRTLDRHPGRFAKTLDALKQADGVIAVSQDLADSVIRLGVDPDRIRVIYYGVNRTLFHPGDRAEARRRLHLPDLDALKLGLFVGNLLPVKGLDVLVAALSRLDARGELPATRSDVSGAARPGVRFVLIGGGPLKGKLAEAIRAAGLSDRVELAGPVPLERLPDWYRACDLFALPSRSEGVPNVILEAAACGAPIVASRVGGVPEVAGLGRSILVDPERPDLLAEALAQVLWKPETLPARPPGAPEVGDLAVNLRAQVAWFHEVLARRGTTGSKPTANASVSHDAGQSLAS, encoded by the coding sequence ATGACCAGCGCCAGCCCTCCCTCGTTTCAAACTACCGGGAAAGATCAACCGCTCCGCGTCCTGGCGATCACGAACCTGTTTCCCAATCCCTATCAGCCACACAAGGCGGTGTTCAGCCGTCAAGAATTTCAAACCATTGCGCGTCAAAACCTCGACCTGACCGTGATCGCGCCGATCCTCTGGACCGACGAATGGCCCGCCCGCCTCAAGAATGGTCGCAAGCTGCCCGCTCATCGAACCACGACCATTGCGGGTTTGAAGGTGGTCCACCCTACCTACTGGTATCCGCCCAAGCTGTTGAGGACCTGGTATGGGCCATGCTTCCGCGCCTCGATCGCGCGGGTGGCCCACCGTCTGATCGCCGAGCATCGTCCCGACCTGATCTATGGCTCGTGGGCCTATCCCGACGGCTGGGCGGCGGTGCGACTGGCGAAGCGTCACGGCCTGCCCGTCGTCGTCAAGATCCACGGCTCCGACATCCGAACCCTCGACCGCCACCCCGGACGGTTCGCCAAGACCCTTGACGCGCTCAAGCAGGCCGATGGGGTCATCGCCGTGAGTCAGGACCTGGCCGATTCGGTCATCCGGTTAGGAGTCGATCCCGACCGAATCCGAGTGATCTACTACGGAGTCAATCGAACCCTCTTTCATCCCGGCGACCGCGCTGAGGCGCGGCGACGTCTTCATCTCCCTGATCTGGACGCTCTCAAGCTCGGGCTGTTCGTTGGCAACTTGCTTCCCGTCAAGGGTTTGGACGTTCTGGTTGCAGCACTTTCCCGATTGGACGCACGCGGTGAACTTCCTGCAACTCGCTCGGACGTTTCAGGCGCAGCGCGTCCGGGCGTTCGGTTCGTCCTGATTGGCGGCGGTCCGCTCAAGGGCAAGCTCGCCGAGGCGATCCGGGCTGCGGGCTTGAGCGATCGGGTCGAGTTGGCCGGGCCAGTGCCGTTGGAGCGTCTGCCGGACTGGTATCGGGCCTGCGACCTCTTCGCGCTGCCCAGCCGCTCCGAAGGGGTGCCCAACGTGATTCTGGAAGCGGCCGCCTGTGGCGCGCCGATTGTGGCCTCGCGGGTGGGCGGAGTGCCCGAAGTGGCCGGGTTGGGTCGCTCGATTCTGGTCGATCCCGAACGTCCCGACCTGCTGGCCGAGGCGCTGGCTCAAGTCCTCTGGAAACCGGAAACCCTGCCTGCGCGACCGCCCGGAGCTCCGGAGGTCGGCGATCTGGCGGTCAATCTTCGGGCTCAGGTGGCCTGGTTTCACGAAGTGCTTGCCCGCCGAGGCACCACCGGATCGAAACCAACGGCGAACGCTTCCGTCTCGCATGACGCGGGCCAATCCCTGGCGAGTTGA
- a CDS encoding glycosyltransferase, whose product MKILFLHKQILFPRDTGGKIRVLNLLVHLGKRHAIDYVCTLRPGEEIHLPAMRDLGLNLETVPAREPRRGSPGFYAQALRNLAASIPYNVARNTDPALRERCADLIARRDYDLVICDTVIMVNHLLNLAVLSDATTRPALILFQHNVESQILKRHAEVAGNPLKRAYMAAQYRRMVRFEAEAGRAFDRVIAVSEADRQTFMNFYGWDHVDAIETSVDLDYFQPWPQPRRRDRVVFVGSMDWMPNQDGVRRFLKTIWPRIRQARPEATFQVVGRRPPLEFTAGFDGRDGVEVVGTVPDVRPYLAEASVAVVPLWVGGGTRLKIYEAMAMATPVVSTTIGAEGLPLTPGHHYLQADDDATFAQAVADLLANPDRAHNLGRIAHTFVASRFGTEPIAAQFEGVCQRTLETQTSSQGVGPPMRVRATISLRKPTLP is encoded by the coding sequence ATGAAAATCCTCTTTCTTCATAAACAGATTCTCTTTCCCCGCGACACCGGGGGGAAGATCCGGGTCTTGAACCTGTTGGTCCATCTGGGGAAACGTCACGCGATCGACTACGTGTGCACCCTTCGTCCCGGCGAGGAGATTCATCTGCCGGCGATGCGCGACCTGGGTTTGAACCTGGAGACGGTTCCGGCCCGCGAGCCCCGGCGGGGGAGTCCGGGGTTCTATGCTCAGGCATTGCGCAACTTGGCCGCGTCGATCCCTTACAACGTGGCCCGTAACACCGACCCCGCGCTGCGGGAGCGTTGCGCCGATCTGATCGCGCGGCGCGACTACGATCTGGTGATCTGCGACACGGTGATCATGGTCAACCACCTGTTGAACTTGGCCGTCCTCTCCGACGCGACGACTCGTCCTGCCTTGATCCTGTTCCAGCACAACGTTGAGTCTCAAATCCTCAAGCGCCACGCCGAGGTGGCGGGTAACCCGCTCAAACGGGCCTATATGGCCGCGCAGTATCGACGAATGGTCCGGTTCGAGGCCGAGGCCGGTCGCGCGTTCGATCGGGTCATCGCGGTGAGCGAGGCTGATCGTCAAACGTTTATGAATTTTTATGGATGGGATCATGTGGACGCGATTGAAACTTCGGTGGATTTGGATTATTTCCAGCCTTGGCCTCAACCGCGTCGGCGGGACCGGGTGGTGTTTGTGGGGTCTATGGACTGGATGCCCAACCAGGATGGCGTGCGGCGGTTCCTCAAAACGATCTGGCCGCGGATTCGCCAAGCGCGGCCCGAAGCGACCTTCCAGGTGGTGGGGCGTCGCCCGCCGTTGGAGTTCACCGCCGGGTTTGATGGTCGGGATGGGGTCGAGGTGGTGGGCACCGTGCCCGATGTGCGGCCCTATCTGGCCGAGGCAAGCGTGGCGGTGGTGCCGCTTTGGGTCGGCGGGGGAACCCGTCTGAAAATCTACGAGGCGATGGCGATGGCCACCCCCGTCGTTTCGACCACGATTGGGGCTGAGGGCTTGCCTTTGACCCCCGGTCACCATTATCTTCAAGCCGACGACGACGCGACCTTCGCCCAGGCGGTGGCTGACCTGCTGGCGAATCCCGACCGCGCCCATAACCTGGGCCGGATCGCCCACACCTTCGTAGCTTCGCGGTTTGGCACCGAACCGATCGCCGCTCAGTTCGAGGGGGTTTGCCAACGGACTTTGGAAACGCAAACCTCTTCCCAAGGAGTTGGACCTCCCATGAGAGTTCGCGCAACCATCTCACTTCGCAAACCGACCCTGCCTTGA
- a CDS encoding alkaline phosphatase family protein, translating to MVVAPPRRKVLLVEFNEITWRIIRPLVAQGKLPTFARFLAEGTVASPVATEVPPHLDPWISWMSVYTGRPREEHGVHFLEQPPETVHGPKVHDLAAEGGRSVGVFGSIMTWPPRKDIRGFWVPSTFSPDTQTFPEDLEPIQQLNLSQTRAHTPLAKGTKLVRQAGLVARLIKLGLKPSTLARLAAALAKFKLQPHRVWEKVSLQPIINFDFFERLYRQHRPDFATFHSNHAAHYMHRYWRSHDPSAFLTKPSDEEIRQKGDAITFGYQVADELLAKIERLVGPNTVIMVASGLGQQPYVDERFPEGRNVLRIRDINQLIDLIGMTGRCRSLSIMAPQWILSFPDPADLDTAESRLRQAWIERPDIPLFAVDRQGDTLCLNLTQRAFEDYDPNRRCVFPHQPEREHRLEDLAIASDPTRKEGWHDPVGVLLVKGPGIKSGVDLGECSNLDLAPTMLYLLNLPIPEHMKGRVLMDAFEADLADEVAPAGVPAVSDALAAPVVASGV from the coding sequence ATGGTCGTCGCGCCTCCGCGTCGCAAGGTTCTGCTGGTCGAGTTCAACGAGATCACCTGGCGAATCATTCGGCCCCTGGTCGCGCAGGGCAAACTCCCGACCTTCGCGCGGTTTCTGGCGGAAGGGACCGTCGCCTCCCCCGTAGCGACCGAGGTGCCGCCCCATCTGGACCCCTGGATCAGTTGGATGAGCGTGTACACCGGACGTCCCCGTGAGGAACACGGGGTCCACTTTTTGGAACAACCACCCGAGACGGTTCACGGTCCCAAAGTCCATGACCTCGCGGCCGAGGGTGGCCGGTCGGTGGGGGTCTTCGGGTCCATCATGACTTGGCCGCCCCGCAAGGACATCCGCGGCTTCTGGGTACCCAGCACCTTTTCACCCGACACGCAAACCTTCCCCGAAGACCTGGAACCGATCCAGCAGCTGAACCTCTCCCAGACCCGCGCCCATACCCCGCTTGCCAAAGGCACCAAGCTGGTGCGTCAAGCCGGTTTGGTGGCGCGCCTGATCAAGCTCGGCCTCAAACCCTCTACTCTGGCCCGCTTGGCTGCCGCCCTCGCCAAGTTTAAGCTCCAACCGCATCGGGTCTGGGAAAAGGTCAGCCTCCAACCCATCATCAATTTCGACTTCTTCGAGCGTCTCTATCGCCAGCATCGGCCCGACTTTGCCACTTTTCACTCTAACCACGCGGCGCACTACATGCACCGCTACTGGCGAAGCCACGACCCCTCCGCCTTCCTCACCAAGCCCTCCGACGAGGAGATTCGCCAAAAGGGGGACGCTATCACCTTCGGCTATCAGGTGGCCGACGAACTGCTGGCGAAAATCGAGCGTCTGGTCGGTCCAAACACGGTCATCATGGTTGCCTCGGGCCTGGGTCAACAACCCTATGTGGACGAGCGATTTCCCGAAGGCCGCAACGTGCTTCGCATTCGGGACATCAACCAACTCATCGACCTCATCGGCATGACTGGACGATGCCGCTCACTGTCGATCATGGCCCCGCAGTGGATCCTGAGCTTCCCCGACCCGGCCGATCTCGACACGGCTGAGTCTCGCCTGCGTCAAGCCTGGATCGAACGACCTGACATTCCGCTGTTCGCGGTCGATCGCCAGGGCGACACACTTTGCCTCAACCTCACCCAACGCGCCTTCGAGGACTACGACCCCAACCGCCGTTGCGTGTTCCCCCACCAACCCGAGCGGGAACACCGCTTGGAAGACTTGGCGATCGCCTCGGACCCGACCCGCAAGGAAGGGTGGCACGATCCGGTTGGCGTCCTCCTAGTAAAAGGTCCGGGGATCAAATCCGGAGTTGATCTGGGCGAATGCTCCAACCTGGATCTTGCTCCCACGATGCTTTATCTGCTCAACCTGCCCATTCCAGAGCATATGAAAGGCCGTGTCTTGATGGACGCCTTCGAGGCCGACCTGGCGGACGAAGTGGCCCCCGCGGGAGTCCCCGCGGTCTCTGACGCGCTCGCGGCCCCCGTGGTTGCTTCAGGAGTTTGA
- a CDS encoding endonuclease/exonuclease/phosphatase family protein: MTVSNTGDFELPEEWRAADPSRARGRGRVAVAPQQLVPAWRLALRRGVAVLVWLYLLAILALWVIVAIWGDRWSLPTFALFAPLWPAALPALPLIPLALAFNRASLWPLVLALGTLFGPVMDWNVPWRSWVDPVAPDSPTIRVVTLNTGVGRFHAERFAAYVDQHGPDLIGLQEAQSSELVNWLTNPGDWFTARQGELIFASRWPIERVELLDDRRDFGFRGTVAAVVVRSPWGPIRWVNLHLRSPRDGLTNAFYGNPQAIADMTLNLKRRDLGSQVASSWIRAQSARDGLPTIVCGDFNQPTQSYLFRRDWGGFADAFQVAGLGYGHTWFSSWHGLRIDHVLGSPSHWNPRRCEVGPDMRSDHRPVLADLALRSPPEMNERGAYQRSSW, translated from the coding sequence ATGACGGTCTCGAACACCGGCGACTTCGAACTTCCCGAGGAGTGGCGCGCCGCTGATCCCTCCCGCGCGCGGGGAAGGGGACGGGTGGCGGTGGCCCCCCAACAGCTCGTTCCCGCCTGGCGCTTGGCGTTGAGACGCGGGGTGGCGGTTCTGGTTTGGCTGTATCTACTGGCGATTCTGGCTTTGTGGGTGATCGTGGCGATCTGGGGCGATCGTTGGAGTTTGCCCACCTTCGCCCTGTTCGCTCCGCTTTGGCCCGCAGCGCTACCGGCCTTGCCGCTGATTCCGCTGGCTCTGGCGTTCAACCGCGCCTCGTTGTGGCCGTTGGTCCTCGCGTTGGGCACTCTGTTTGGTCCCGTCATGGATTGGAATGTGCCTTGGCGAAGCTGGGTCGATCCGGTCGCTCCCGACAGCCCGACCATCCGGGTCGTGACCCTCAACACCGGGGTCGGTCGATTCCACGCCGAGCGGTTCGCCGCCTACGTCGATCAACATGGGCCGGACCTGATCGGTCTTCAGGAGGCCCAATCGTCCGAGCTGGTAAACTGGCTGACTAACCCCGGCGACTGGTTCACCGCGCGTCAAGGTGAACTCATCTTCGCCAGCCGCTGGCCGATCGAACGGGTCGAACTGCTGGACGATCGCCGCGACTTCGGCTTTCGGGGCACCGTGGCTGCCGTGGTGGTCCGATCCCCCTGGGGACCAATTCGCTGGGTTAACCTCCACCTCCGTTCGCCTCGGGACGGCTTGACCAACGCGTTTTACGGCAACCCCCAGGCGATCGCCGATATGACGCTCAACCTCAAGCGACGTGATCTGGGCTCTCAGGTCGCCTCGTCCTGGATCCGGGCCCAATCGGCCCGCGACGGCCTGCCCACCATTGTGTGCGGCGACTTCAACCAGCCGACGCAAAGCTATCTGTTTCGCCGCGATTGGGGCGGCTTCGCCGACGCCTTCCAGGTCGCGGGACTGGGCTACGGCCACACCTGGTTTAGTTCCTGGCACGGCCTACGAATCGATCATGTGTTGGGATCGCCAAGCCATTGGAACCCCAGGCGCTGCGAGGTCGGCCCCGACATGCGGTCAGACCATCGCCCGGTGCTGGCTGATCTGGCGTTGCGAAGCCCACCAGAAATGAATGAGAGGGGGGCTTATCAGCGCTCTTCTTGGTGA
- a CDS encoding ArnT family glycosyltransferase, whose product MTTTPSDSSWPQLAANDPPTASARYFGVVLTALVILGVVLRVGVSLALGFHESPVQGSDAWEYDTYARSLASGLGYFGPSPDLPEFHTTAFRTPGVSLPWALLYVLFGQDPGVIRVFHALLGGATVALVGLIGRRCFGPLVGLLAGAVVGTHPILIFYSHELMSESLAIFLVALTTWWGLALADHPSWPRLIVLGLVLGYSVLVRPNLIFTLPPLWLWGWWVFRRRDRNQRAWALAVPLATLGLTVLCMLPWTIRNALAMNEFIPLSTLGGTTLLGAYNHRVLEEADLAGYWVYDGALPEYGDLLRRTAAEQGEVARDRLALRLTRQWIVEHSDQLPRLWMLRLARAWTPFLQPKVEFKRRLLYTATWGPILVLLMIGVIPSAVAFAHRDPAGLILHVGLVQFLMTTLVFYGASRFRAPVEPLCILIAVATAWNLIQGWPWRRGWILRTDLATASAGTRPVQDEATP is encoded by the coding sequence ATGACCACCACGCCTTCTGACTCTTCCTGGCCCCAACTTGCCGCTAACGACCCACCCACCGCCTCGGCACGTTATTTCGGAGTCGTGCTGACGGCGCTGGTCATTCTGGGTGTGGTCTTGCGCGTTGGAGTCAGTCTCGCGTTAGGATTCCATGAATCTCCGGTTCAAGGTTCGGACGCCTGGGAATACGATACCTACGCCCGCTCTCTAGCCTCCGGCCTGGGCTACTTTGGCCCCAGCCCTGACCTGCCCGAGTTCCACACCACCGCGTTTCGCACCCCGGGCGTATCACTCCCCTGGGCCCTGTTGTACGTTCTGTTTGGCCAGGATCCCGGTGTCATCCGAGTCTTTCACGCCTTGCTAGGCGGGGCCACTGTCGCGCTGGTGGGACTCATCGGCCGGCGCTGCTTTGGCCCTCTCGTAGGACTTCTGGCAGGCGCGGTGGTGGGAACCCATCCGATTCTGATCTTTTACTCACACGAGTTGATGTCCGAATCTCTGGCGATCTTCCTGGTCGCGTTGACGACTTGGTGGGGACTGGCGTTGGCCGACCATCCGAGTTGGCCGCGTTTGATCGTTCTCGGTCTTGTTTTAGGCTACTCGGTGCTGGTGCGACCCAACCTGATTTTCACTTTGCCGCCGTTGTGGCTCTGGGGGTGGTGGGTGTTTCGCCGCCGGGATCGGAACCAACGAGCTTGGGCGTTGGCGGTCCCGTTGGCGACCCTGGGCTTGACTGTGCTTTGCATGCTGCCTTGGACCATCCGCAACGCGCTTGCGATGAACGAGTTCATCCCTTTGAGTACCCTGGGCGGCACCACACTGTTGGGAGCCTACAACCACAGGGTGTTGGAGGAGGCGGACCTCGCGGGCTATTGGGTCTACGACGGCGCGTTGCCCGAATACGGCGACCTGTTGCGTCGTACCGCCGCCGAGCAAGGCGAAGTCGCCCGCGACCGTCTCGCCCTGCGTCTAACCCGTCAATGGATCGTCGAGCATTCCGACCAACTGCCCAGGCTCTGGATGCTTCGTTTGGCGAGAGCGTGGACTCCGTTCCTCCAACCCAAGGTCGAGTTCAAACGGCGGTTGCTCTACACCGCCACTTGGGGACCGATCCTGGTTCTCTTGATGATCGGGGTGATCCCCTCGGCGGTTGCCTTCGCCCACCGCGATCCGGCTGGTCTGATTCTTCACGTCGGCCTTGTCCAGTTCTTGATGACCACCCTGGTGTTTTACGGCGCGTCCCGGTTCCGCGCCCCCGTTGAACCCCTTTGCATTCTGATCGCGGTGGCGACCGCGTGGAATCTGATCCAAGGTTGGCCGTGGCGGCGCGGCTGGATCCTTCGGACCGACCTCGCAACGGCATCCGCCGGAACCAGGCCAGTCCAGGACGAGGCGACCCCATGA
- a CDS encoding glycosyltransferase, with protein sequence MGPRPLRVTHAVLSLDAGGLERMVLDLIDQARVQGHRADALCLERPGLLADQARKRGARVISLDKRLGVRPWMIRQARRALKDLKPDLVHTHQIGVLAYVGPAAWSLGIPVLHTEHGKHYHRRGTRWLGRVAARFAGIFCAVSQDIAEAAVAHRVVPARNVQVVPNGIPRQVYETVDPGEVATLRRDLDLPPEARIVGTVGRLDPVKRQDRLILGFERLLDRVPSARLVIVGEGPSRPDLEHLIAARGLGSLVHLAGYQNHPERWYNLFDVFVLTSASEGHPLSVLEAWASGKAVVASRVGGLPELIEEGRTGLLYDADDLDGLARCLAELLDDPETADALGAAGRARVAREFDAAGMFTRYIRLYQKLISHLVCP encoded by the coding sequence TTGGGACCGCGACCGCTGAGGGTGACCCACGCAGTGTTGTCGCTGGACGCCGGCGGTTTGGAGCGGATGGTCTTGGACCTGATCGACCAGGCCCGCGTTCAGGGTCATCGCGCCGACGCGCTGTGCCTGGAACGTCCCGGCCTGCTGGCCGATCAGGCGCGCAAGCGTGGAGCGCGGGTGATCTCGCTGGACAAACGGTTGGGGGTGCGGCCCTGGATGATTCGCCAAGCGCGCCGGGCGCTAAAGGATCTCAAGCCGGATCTGGTTCACACCCATCAGATCGGCGTGCTGGCCTACGTTGGCCCCGCGGCGTGGAGCTTGGGCATCCCCGTTTTGCACACCGAACACGGCAAACACTACCACCGTCGAGGCACGCGATGGCTCGGACGTGTGGCCGCGCGATTCGCCGGGATCTTCTGCGCGGTCTCGCAAGATATCGCCGAGGCGGCGGTCGCCCACCGCGTCGTCCCAGCCCGCAACGTCCAGGTGGTGCCCAACGGGATCCCCCGACAGGTTTACGAGACGGTCGATCCCGGAGAGGTCGCCACCCTGCGACGGGATTTGGACCTGCCCCCCGAGGCGCGGATCGTGGGCACGGTAGGGCGTCTCGATCCAGTCAAACGTCAGGATCGGCTGATCCTCGGGTTCGAACGGTTGCTTGACCGCGTCCCCTCCGCCCGTTTGGTGATTGTGGGGGAAGGTCCATCCCGTCCCGACCTGGAACACTTGATCGCCGCGCGGGGGCTGGGAAGTCTCGTCCATCTGGCCGGATACCAGAACCACCCCGAACGCTGGTACAACCTGTTCGACGTGTTCGTTCTCACCAGCGCCTCGGAAGGCCATCCGCTTTCAGTGCTGGAGGCGTGGGCCTCGGGCAAAGCGGTGGTGGCCTCGCGAGTGGGCGGGCTGCCCGAACTAATCGAGGAGGGTCGCACCGGGTTACTCTACGACGCCGACGACCTGGACGGCCTGGCCCGCTGCTTGGCCGAATTGCTGGACGACCCCGAAACCGCCGACGCTCTGGGAGCGGCCGGACGCGCCCGGGTGGCCCGCGAGTTCGACGCGGCCGGGATGTTCACACGCTATATCCGACTTTATCAAAAACTGATATCCCATCTTGTTTGTCCTTGA
- a CDS encoding YheT family hydrolase — protein MTARRAPVEHAPSQEGEFAPFRPPIWLRGGHAQTVLGRHWPGNAVPPELDPAAPGSWTTHRRIDLEDGDALIVADTIPPGWDDASGAVLMVHGLGGDERSPYVARVATRLARAGRRVARLNLRGAGPGFGLARKTYHAGLTEDLRAVLDAFADPQTMPDATSSETPRPFPPARRWMVVGFSLGANLTLKLAAEAATRPIPGWVGFVAANPPLDLAACCRHLRHPFNRFYDWNFTRQLKFAVERLHQRFPDLGPTGVENVKGVFDFDEAYTAPRHGFRDAEDYYARSSAGFLLDQISLPGLVIHAWDDPFIPEESQRSFRFPGSIEVVCSTRGGHLGYIADRPVEGTRRWLDARITHAVNERFHWL, from the coding sequence ATGACGGCACGCCGTGCCCCGGTTGAACACGCACCCTCTCAGGAAGGGGAATTCGCTCCGTTCCGTCCTCCGATCTGGCTTCGAGGGGGCCACGCGCAGACCGTCCTAGGGCGTCACTGGCCGGGCAACGCGGTTCCCCCGGAACTCGATCCCGCTGCGCCGGGAAGCTGGACCACTCATCGCCGAATCGACCTGGAGGACGGCGACGCCTTGATCGTGGCCGACACGATTCCGCCGGGATGGGACGATGCGTCCGGCGCGGTCCTGATGGTGCATGGTTTGGGCGGGGATGAACGCTCACCCTACGTCGCGCGGGTCGCCACCCGCCTGGCTCGGGCTGGCCGTCGCGTGGCGCGTCTCAACCTTAGAGGGGCCGGCCCCGGCTTTGGCCTGGCCCGCAAGACCTATCACGCCGGTCTCACCGAGGACCTTCGCGCCGTTCTGGACGCATTCGCCGATCCCCAAACCATGCCCGACGCAACCTCCTCGGAGACACCGCGACCCTTCCCGCCCGCACGGCGCTGGATGGTCGTGGGCTTTTCCCTGGGGGCCAATCTCACGCTCAAACTCGCCGCCGAGGCCGCCACGCGACCCATCCCCGGTTGGGTCGGCTTCGTCGCTGCCAACCCGCCGTTGGATTTGGCCGCCTGCTGCCGTCACTTAAGACATCCTTTTAATCGTTTCTACGATTGGAATTTTACTCGTCAACTCAAGTTCGCAGTCGAACGACTCCACCAACGGTTTCCCGACCTGGGACCGACCGGCGTGGAAAATGTCAAGGGGGTCTTCGACTTCGACGAAGCTTACACCGCCCCTAGGCACGGGTTTCGAGACGCCGAGGATTACTACGCCCGCTCCAGCGCCGGGTTTCTGCTGGATCAGATTAGCCTACCGGGTTTGGTGATTCACGCCTGGGACGATCCGTTCATTCCCGAGGAGTCGCAACGGTCGTTTCGCTTTCCCGGGAGCATCGAGGTGGTCTGTTCGACGCGCGGCGGCCATTTAGGTTACATCGCCGATCGTCCGGTCGAGGGAACTCGGCGCTGGTTGGACGCTCGAATTACCCACGCGGTGAACGAACGGTTCCATTGGCTCTGA
- the gnd gene encoding decarboxylating NADP(+)-dependent phosphogluconate dehydrogenase has product MSEPTADIGLIGLAVMGENLVLNMESHGYTVAVYNRTTSKVDEFINGRGRGKKLVGCHTPAELVAALKRPRKIMIMVKAGAAVDAVIDELVPLLEPGDLLIDGGNTHYPDTTRRERALRAKNLLFIGTGVSGGEEGALKGPSIMPGGNVEGWPLIKPIFQSIAAKVEDGSPCCDWVGPEGAGHYVKMVHNGIEYGDMQLICEAHHLMSAVLGYDASKQHEIFKRWNQGRLNSYLIEITADILGYIDPETGKPLVDLILDAAGQKGTGKWTVNSSTDLGTPLTLIAEAVYARCLSALKEERVAAEPLLKGPNPPPFDGDPDAFVNDLEQALYASKLISYSQGYVLMREMAKESGWNFNYGGIALMWRGGCIIRSVFLGKIKEAFDANPHLSNLLVDPYFRDQIAQAQDSWRRVVATAALRGVPIPAMASALSYFDGYRSGRLPANLLQAQRDYFGAHTYERVDKPRGQFFHTNWTGRGGTTASTTYNV; this is encoded by the coding sequence ATGAGCGAACCGACCGCCGACATCGGCTTGATCGGTCTGGCCGTCATGGGTGAAAACCTGGTTCTCAACATGGAGAGCCACGGCTACACCGTAGCGGTTTACAACCGCACCACCTCCAAGGTGGACGAGTTTATCAATGGTCGCGGCCGGGGTAAAAAGTTGGTGGGGTGCCACACGCCCGCCGAATTGGTCGCCGCGCTCAAGCGTCCGCGCAAAATTATGATAATGGTGAAGGCCGGCGCCGCGGTGGACGCCGTGATCGACGAACTGGTGCCCCTGCTCGAACCCGGTGACCTGCTCATCGACGGTGGCAACACCCATTATCCCGACACCACCCGTCGGGAACGGGCGCTGCGTGCCAAAAACCTACTGTTCATCGGCACCGGGGTCTCCGGCGGCGAGGAAGGCGCGCTCAAGGGTCCCTCGATCATGCCCGGCGGCAACGTCGAAGGCTGGCCGCTGATCAAACCGATCTTCCAAAGCATCGCCGCCAAGGTGGAGGACGGGTCCCCCTGCTGCGACTGGGTTGGTCCCGAAGGCGCGGGCCACTACGTCAAGATGGTCCATAACGGCATCGAATACGGCGACATGCAACTCATCTGCGAAGCCCACCACCTGATGAGCGCCGTGTTGGGCTACGACGCCTCCAAACAACATGAAATTTTCAAGCGTTGGAATCAAGGGAGGCTCAACAGCTACCTGATCGAGATCACCGCCGACATCCTGGGCTACATCGACCCCGAGACCGGCAAGCCGCTGGTCGATCTGATTCTCGACGCCGCTGGCCAGAAGGGGACTGGTAAGTGGACGGTCAACTCCTCCACCGATCTGGGCACCCCGTTGACCCTGATCGCCGAGGCTGTCTACGCCCGCTGTCTCTCTGCCCTCAAGGAAGAGCGCGTGGCCGCCGAACCGTTGCTGAAAGGACCCAACCCGCCCCCCTTCGACGGCGACCCTGACGCCTTCGTCAATGACCTGGAACAAGCCCTCTACGCCTCCAAGCTTATCTCCTACTCGCAGGGTTACGTCCTGATGCGTGAGATGGCCAAGGAGTCGGGCTGGAACTTCAACTATGGCGGCATCGCCCTGATGTGGCGCGGCGGTTGCATCATTCGCTCAGTCTTCTTGGGCAAGATCAAAGAGGCGTTTGACGCCAACCCTCATCTTTCCAATCTCTTGGTGGACCCTTATTTCCGCGACCAAATCGCCCAAGCTCAGGACAGCTGGCGGCGCGTCGTGGCCACTGCGGCGCTACGCGGAGTGCCAATCCCGGCGATGGCCTCAGCGCTGTCCTATTTCGACGGCTACCGCTCGGGTCGCCTGCCCGCCAATCTGCTCCAGGCCCAGCGCGACTATTTCGGCGCGCATACCTATGAGCGGGTTGACAAGCCGCGTGGTCAGTTCTTCCACACTAACTGGACCGGACGCGGCGGGACCACCGCCAGCACCACCTACAACGTTTAG